In Mytilus edulis chromosome 8, xbMytEdul2.2, whole genome shotgun sequence, the genomic window atatatcttgcAATGATCTGAACAGTCTGTTGCAAGATCCAGCTAATGGTAAGCCTATACTTaatttctgaaaaagaaaaaaaaagatgttgctgtattttcattattatatttcaatattaatacAGATTTTTAATGCATGATTGATTTACAATGAATCCTGGAAACAATTTCAGTTTTTGTGTGGTTCCTTTTACAATATTACCCAGTATTCATCTGTTATGTACTAGTAGTTTTTGGTAAAGTTGttagtttttctttatttatcctggttttgttttttaaataattctcaaTGTTATAACAGGaacacattattattattatcttgcCATGTTCTGAATAGACTTGCAATATCCAGCTTATTGTTAGCCTCTATTAAAATTTCtgcaatatgtatatatatttttattgcatgCGTGATTTACAATCAACCCCAAGCGTCTGagatcattttatattttgtgtgGTTCCTTGGATGGTGTAACATAGTCGTTTTATGTTGTATTTGGTAGAGTTGTTCGTGTTTTCCTATTTATCCTGTTTGTCATGATTATTTGTCTTTCACTTATGAGTTCTGAAGTGCCCTTTGGTATCCACACCctctttttattttacaattttgaggttaagattttaaaaattgcCATCACTTCCCGACATACAATGGCTTGTTAGTCATATATACACATTGTGCTAAATTAACATAATGGTTTATGTGCGATACTTAGTATCATATAAGCAATATAATTGGTCAGTATGTAGTTTTCtatgctgttgtttgtctttaaaagagggacgaaagatacatgagggacagtcaaactcatgaattgaaaataaactgacaacgcctggctaaaaaatgaaaaatgaaaaagacaaacagaaaaacaatagaacacatgacacaacatagaaaactaaagaaaaaacaacacgaacccaaccaaaaactaggggtgatctcaagtgctccggaagggtaagcagattctgctccacatgtggcatccgtcgtgttgcttatgttataacaaatccggtcgCCACATTATTGAAACTGGGCAAATGAATGAGACAATACTAACGTGAACACACTGTAATTAGTCTAACCAATGTAACAAACAATACGAGAAAGCAAGTAGTTATGACGGAAAAcaagtctttttttcttttttactctTTGTTTTTTTACGTCTTTCTGTGACTCACAGTATTGACTACCTACTTAATATCTTCctctgttgaaaaaaaatacagaatagaAGATTATGAGCAAAGATTAGAGAATAATTGCCAAAAATTGCAATAGAGAAAATCCGATGCTTACGTACAAAGAGAACAATAAAGAATAATgccttgaaataaaataatacagaagTGAAACCTAAAATCCAGATTCTCGTATTACGCAAAAAAGTAGAAATTTAGCAACTCAAACCATACAGAAAATCAGATGAATTCAGATGATCGGAATGGTAAAGCAGTTTACACTCCACTTAAGGTATATGTATGATTCTGATTGTATTGCCCGTTAGGGTCTAGCTAATTATAAGACTGGTATCATCAGCTTTTGCAAATTATCGCGTTTGTTTGCAGACAGGAAAAACGGAGATACATTTTCTACCTTGCTATACTGATATTAACCTTGAACAATTATGCTGCTAACTTAATAGTCCAGTGGGAAATTATGTATGATTTCATGAAAATGTTAGGTTTTATTGAGGTTTGGTGATTTTATCTAATTATTCCCGTAtacttgtaaaatattttttctaatcaACACATGTCCAGTTGTGTTTACAAAAAATCGTAAAATAAGTCAATGCCAACCCAAGGTAAAGTTCAAACATGACTGATAACAGCTTAGTGTGTCAAATCCTATTATCTATTATCTTCAGACATTCCGGCAGAATCACAATGAAACTCTTACTATTTTTGATTTTGCCCTCAATCGTCAGTGGTaagttaagaatttttttttctttttttttttaaagaacacacttcttcatttctaaattttcaacAACTAAATACAACAAATGACAGCTATAGTGGATAGGCTACTTTTTTGATTGAAGCGGTTGTTGAGAATTTGAAACCTTGTTACGAATTAAAAAGGGTTGTGTATAGAGAATGCCGCGTATCTTCTCCAAAATGATATAAGCACGGTTGATCTAACTACTATGTCGCGACGATGGATTATGTATAATCTGGTTTCAATTAAAGAACCTATCACGTCAGGCAGATATTTGCAGAATTATACGGATCAGTTGTGCATTTCTTTTCACACTGGAGCAATACCTGCAAAACAATCGATCAAAACCAAACACAGGATCAACCACATTTTTTGAACCTCTGGTACAACCCAGGGAtaaactatacatgctatatatatatatatatctaaaaactttttatctttttatgtaCTGAAAATGTCATTAGCGTCATTCTTAGAAACATAAGTCAATTAGAAAAGTGTAAACAAtgctttttattctatttttgaaaagtattgtGTCACCATAGTGGCAGTAGTAAGAAAGTACTGGATACCGAATcttatttatgaattttcatttaattttcaaggAGGAGATGACGTCGTGGCATTTACTAAAGGTCGGGCAACACATGAACACCTAACACATGGCGAAATTCTAACAtttgataaaacaataacaaacatcAATGCATACTTTTCGGCTGATGGTAAATTTGTTTGCAGTACTCCCGGCTTGTACGCCTTCCATTTTTACGCAGTTACCAAAAGCAACGAACACGTATGGTTAGAACTCTTCCGGAATGACGATTATATTGTTTCAATTTACGGTAGAACCCCGAGTGACTATGTAGATGCTGGTAATTCTGTGTTTATAAATCTCGAAATGGACGATACAGTTTATATAAAGGCACGTGACAACTACGATAATGTGATTTTTGGAGCAGGCGATCAAGTGTATACTACTTTTACTGGTTTACTGCTGGCAGGTTAGTTTTGTAAGCGAAAGATATGCTATTCAGCAAACCTTGAGCGTTGTGTTCAACATACACATACATTTCCCTCACAAAAGAATTAAGCTAAAAAGATATTGTATTCAATAATTCCTAACTGTTGatctagaatattttttttgaagaaataaCTTGAATCTACGTTTGAccatttacacttttttttatttatgaatcaCTACCTTTTGATATAGTAACTTTAGTGGTCGTTAATCAAATGACACGAACGATGACAGTATAAGGTTGGTTCTTTTTTGTcaattgtttgattttatttttgtttggcaAGCTGGGATGATTAAAAATCTTCTAACTCTTTTGATCCAGTAAGCGACAATGATGGATTGGATGCTTTCTCAGTTGGACTGAACCACTCAATTGACCTGACAACCAGTCAGCATGTTTTATACGATAGAATTATAGCCAGTACAGGTGCTCCGACGTACGACAAAGACACTGGAACATTCACTGCGGCACAGCCAGGTCTATACATTTTTCATTACCACGCATTGGCCACTTCAGATCATGTAAGTTAAGCTCAAAATGTTTATCTGAGTTCATAGTTGAAGGTAATCTGGTATTTATTTTACA contains:
- the LOC139484988 gene encoding uncharacterized protein, with protein sequence MTDNSLVCQILLSIIFRHSGRITMKLLLFLILPSIVSGGDDVVAFTKGRATHEHLTHGEILTFDKTITNINAYFSADGKFVCSTPGLYAFHFYAVTKSNEHVWLELFRNDDYIVSIYGRTPSDYVDAGNSVFINLEMDDTVYIKARDNYDNVIFGAGDQVYTTFTGLLLAVSDNDGLDAFSVGLNHSIDLTTSQHVLYDRIIASTGAPTYDKDTGTFTAAQPGLYIFHYHALATSDHELWLDLYYNDQYINSAYGKTPNEYADAGNTAIIHLHTGDKVSVRSRRAGGIYGDIGTNQTYTTFSGSILSPSTDYLENGQAEEIAFSVGLSAHHTQAQGHTVIFDRVFINHGLGYDTKTGKFTAKYSGIYVFHFHALSHSDKPIWIDLYHNFMYVNSIYGHVPSGYVTGSNSASLELLQGDEVFLDIKSHDTALYGVPTEIYCTFSGYLLALLPKYQPIIG